ATAAAAAAGTTGTCGAGTCTTGTCCACTCTCTACGCTTAAAACTGGAGACGTGTCCAAGACTGGAGGGGGCATTTGTAGGAGGTAAAAATTTAATTGGGCCAATTACAACAATATGCCACCAAATTTATgtgttattaaattaattaaatcaaatgatgacatgtgtcattCAAATTGACATTACATTAGCATATTATTTCTACATGTCATTTGGCctacaagataaaaataaaattcttattcaaaattgatggataattatttttattaaaataactaaataaaatataaataattatttacaaGTAACAAATTATTGTAGGAttctttgttgattattatctttatttaaatagaatatttaTCACAATAGATAAATAAAGATAAGTAAATTTTGGATCAATCAGAATCTATAACTTATCTTCAAACAGATCAATTTAAAATGGGACTTATCCTCTGAAaccactataaatagaggacaCCCAACTCTCATTCTCCACCAAGTTTTCAAGAAGCCaaaattctgcagaaattcTGCCTCAAGAACAAACGAAGAACATTCAAAGAAATTCACTTGAATCATTCTTCCAAGGCTTGAAGTTCTATtggaatcaagctcaagagCCTTCATAAACTTCAAAAGTTCTAAATCATTAATGAACTTCAATggatcaagcctctaaagcaTTGAAGAATTTCAACCCAAATCAAAGAATCTTcgaagaacttgaagaacattTAAAGACTTGAAAAACTTGAAGAACAACAAATCTCTAACAAGCTCAAAGCCAGAGATTAGTTATGAAGACCGTTCATCTACCTTCCCTTCAAAGTGAAGAAGATTTTGTGTTCGAGTCAAGATTACAAAAAAGATAGAATCAGAGGattattcttttgtaaaagagtCAAAACAGAGAATTGTATTCACTATttgattaatacaaaattatatttgtgaagcattttttaattgtttggttttcaaacttgagaaaattttgtgtttagagagagagagagtaatggaccaaagtggaccgaatagacctaATTTGATTGAATGTGCCAAACTAAACTGAATTGGTTCGAACTAGACCAAATTAGTccgaagtggaccgaatagaccaAACTAGACCCAAATAGACAAAATAGTAAGATGTGGACTGAAATGGACCGAATATACAAAAGTGgattgaagtggaccaaattaGATTGAATAGACTGAATGAACTGAAGACTAAAATGGACTGAATTGGACGAATGGACCGAGGGGACTAAAGTGGATCAAAGTAGATTattggcttttttttatttattttttatttttttatttttttaaagagtttcaacctatgacgtccgctcctgataataactatttattatcagatcaagacaccaattagtttttggtataggcggtgattgaaccccaaatctcttattcaagcatcagagactttaccagttaagcaAACTAGATCCCACAAGTAGATTATTGGCCATGATTCAAGAAATTTCCTCTTTAACTCTCTTCATAAATAGAGTTTCAATTcctatataaaattatttaaaaaaaaaaaaaaaaaaaaccagtttcATTTAGTTGAAGAATTTATCTATACGTATGGCTTCTCAAATTGCAAAGCCGATCTACGTTGTCAACTCACATTTCAAGCTTCGGCACAGCTGTTTAACACACCTGAGTCCATTTATGCTGTTTCTTTGACATTGCTGAGGTCTCTACTTTCCCACTTTGTCTTGAACATTCTCACTTCTCACTTGTAGAATAAGTACCTGTACCTTCAGATCTAATAATCCCCTGGACCACAAAGTGTAGCTATGTAGTATTCCCATCATTTTCCTTTCTATATATCTTCATTATTTACGAGTGAATCAATATGTAATTTTCGAATAATCAAAAACTAAGATAGTTTAGCACTGAATATCGCCAACCAATCAAAGCTTTAAAACTTAGCCAAGCAGTTTGCTAACAATGTCGATCAATATGAGACAACAGTCTTTACCAACCAATTTATGACAAAGGAGGGGCCAGAAACAGTATCTTCTCTTACGATTTAAATTTTGGAAATGGCCCAAGGATAATATGGATTCCAATATTGGAGGGAGAATATTATCCTATCCTGAGAACAACTCATGGAGTTTGAGGAATCATCGACTGTTCTTTAAATCATCACTTACAACctgacaaaaaagaaatctaaggCTTGAGTACGACAGGTCAAAATTCATGAAATCTAACACAGACTTCAAGATCTGACTGTAAAGATTTCAAAAAATCTATCGCCAAAACAAGTACTCACTCATATATATGttagtatattatatatatgctcAAGACACCAACTCAGTTCCCCTACCCAATTTTTCgatcatcaaaaaagaaatcattaaCCTCAAAAAGGACAGAACAATTATAATAGTATCCTAACGCTAGCTGCCCCTTGAAAGGGGTCGCTAGCATTGGTGGCGCTATCCTTATCCGCCATGTCATCCACCTTCTCagcatttttcatatttttctgatttttgcGCTGCTGTTTAGTTCCTTTTCTGAGATCCGTTTTCTtccaattatatatttatggaaatctctggatgtctagtttccattAGTTATAGACTTGTTCAATTTGGAGTTACGGTCGTCGAGATATCGCACTTGAAAGGGAGGTGACGCAAAGTTGAAAATTCTGAGCATCTTTCcttgaaaaattcatatcttTTAATCCAGAGCTGATATCATCAAGCCCTTTTGGTGGAAATTAGCTAAGACCTTGTTCTTGAAGATGGTCTAGCCCGTTCGTTCCAGTTCTTGCCCAATCTGTACAGTTTATTATGTGAAGCTGGGTAAAAAATTGTCAGTTTTCTTGAAAAATGCAATGGAAACTTTATTAGGGTTTCAGTATTTTTGTGATATTTCATCCATTTTAACTATGATTTTGGCCTTTAAACTATCGtttcaaagggaaaaatatgCCCTACGAGACGATCCAAAATCCAACACAATCAAACGATCGGAttaaaaagtcaacttttttacCACCCCCGATTAGGGTTTTAGTAAGATTTTTCGTAAAATGGGTTTTTcaaatgttgtgaatttttgaTTTACCATTCAaacattttgtatttatttttgccCTTTTTGGCTTTGAGTCTCATGTTTTTTGCtccatatctatttttttttaaaaaatttggtcTTTGTTTTGACATGTGAATTGGAGCTGGACAAAATATGGTATCGACAATGTGCATACAATTCCAGTTGATAGGTGTATATTCTTATATGCTCTTATCACCGGTGCTTCCGTGTGTCTTCTCTctttgttcatcaaaaaattgTTGAGGTCCATAGGAATAATGCTAAAAAACAAAGATTCAACTTTCCTGTTTCTATCCTTAGGATTTTAGAATACCTAGAGTCTGAGTGTCCCTCCTCTTCTGAGCTTGTTCATTAGATGGAACCTCTAGGAGCTACTTTTCTAAATCTGCACAATGCACAAAAGAAAATAGTAGAACCAAGTGAAGGAACAAGAAAGAGACAGTGAGTGGAGCCTTCACATGAGGATATGCATATTGATCCTACAGCTGATGTTgctgatgaagaagaagaagatgtagaTGTTGCTACTGTTGCTAGTCCTTCTGGAGCTTCTCCTTCTTTCCGCTCCATGCTTGAGAGAGTTCTTGAGACGCAGTCATCACAGCATATCATAATGGAGACATTCATGATGACACAAGCAGCTCATAGACAGCTTTTGGACTTCTTGATATCTAATGTAGCTGCTTTGAGAGTTGATTTTAGCAAGTATATGAGCTCTTTTCCACCACCTCCACCCTCGGATGATTAAGATGATTGCCTTTGGCAATACGTAACAAAAAGGGGTAGTAGTAGTGAGGAGAGTTGTTATACTTAGGGGGAGCTTTTGTTTGAGTTGTTGGAGATGGTGTATGTACTTAGGGGGAGTTTGAGTTTAGTTTGTTTATGCTTATTTTGTTTAGTATGTTTGGTTTTTTTACTTTAGTTATAACTTGTCTCACAAACTTTGATGATATTGATACGTTGTTTATTCTCTTTGGATATCTTGTTTTAGTTTGGATTTGTGAAACCAAGTtatgttttatactttattttcCATACATGCGTTTATGGTTTGcttttagtgtttcaggaatttAAAGGTTAATTCTTTCATGATGCTCCTGTTTATTGTTGCAACTTGTAGATAGTAGATTATGATTGAATTGTAGTAGGGCAATAACTTGTATTGGGTTAgttcttgaatttgaacaattcatgtgtatgtatgtttgtcatggattgccaaagggggagattgttaggttcaaaatatttaagattaaatgtttaggtcctaattttatgtatgttggcaaatcgattacaaaaacatgtctagtatAAGATATTCATGTCTTAGAACAGTTTTAGACATTGTTCAAGTTAATTCAAGTCAACATTCAAGAACAGTCAAGTTGTAGAAAGAAGAATTTAGAAATTGCAAGACTCGACCGATTGAGTGTGTTCTTCAATTGATCGAGACAAGAATTTTGCAGATTTTAAAGAAGGCCCAAAAACCTGCGAAACGTTTAAGGTTTGAGTCCAACATTACCAGGTATAAAAGAGAAATCCTAATACATGTTTTCCATGTCTTGTGAGTTACTCTtttgagatctgagaggttctGTAACCTTCTAACTTGCACTTACTAgagatttgattgatattaaaTGAACTAATGGAGATAAGTTGCTGCATACAAGATCAACTACTGCTAATGATCTAAATCTTAGTAGGATCTTAAAGTCACAAACTAGAGTATTTGTGTGcaacaaattcaaatagaagAGTTTGTGAATTTGGAGTTGCGTGTGGTCATGTGAATAAGTACTACAAGAGGTAGCATTAGATTTAGGGAGAAATTTATTGTAAATACTTCCACTCtatttagtgaatttttttgtcTTGTGGATTGTTTATGTTAAATCATCTCTAGGTTTTTTATCTTGAAACTTGactgtttcattggttttcctaggtcataaTATTGCTTGTCTTCTTTACTATTCTGCTTTATGtgatattattgttattgtttaaCCTTGATTTGCTTAATTGACCTAAGTACCAATTTGGTTAATTTATTAGGTTAAATAATTTGAGTGTTCAGGGGTCTAAATATACAAACAATTTGTattactgaattttttttttcaattaacatatttttaagTACTCATGGTAACAAAATTTAACAAACACAAACGACCAAAATTGGTGCCTCACAAACACCAACTTGGCAACCTCATCCACccaattttggggggggggggggggggggggtgttgtaAAACAATTAGGGTAAAATGCTGAAAGTATTTTCTGTAAAATATTTAATGGCAAAACAAATAGATCGTAAGTATTTAAaggaaacaaattttttgataaaatcacTCGCATGCTCATTGTTTGTCTCACTTTCTGTTATTTGTTTTGAACAATTGCTAATTTGGCTTTAATCTTTTCCATTACTTTCTATCCAGTTCAAACGTATTGGATGAAAATCTACTTACGATAGGATTAAAAATCCTAGTAgacaaccataaaaaaaaatacttgcagTGAAAGCAATAAACACGtgatcaaataaaaaacttgcATAATCCTTGTCCAACTCGAAAAGGAGATTGTAAACCGACTTACCTCTAAACCGACTTCTCTTTCTATATATAAGCACACACAAACCTGAAATCCatcataaagaaaaactagtgtTTAGTTTGTAGGCTATCAATCTCTTGTGGGTAAACTAAGCAATACAAAATCACAAAAACACAAGGGTCTAGCAGCACCATGGCCAAGAAGAAAGCACCCATGGAGATTAGAGTTGAGATGGACAAGAAAATCTGGCACACGTACGTAGTTAACATTGGTGAAGAATTCATGATAAACACCACATGGGTTGTTCAGGATGAGGAACATCTCAGTTTCTGTATAGGCGAGATACGAGAAATATATGGCAAGAAAACGAATCTTGTTGTTGGCCTGTCTGCTGATACCGGCCATGGCTATGGACGAGGTTTCTGCAACTACAAAGGGATGGCGAAAGATGCTCCATTTCAATTATTGCAGCTATGCGTTGGGAGTCACTGCCTTCTCTATAACCTTGATGATGTTAATTATTCCCGACGCAGTTTCACCGGTACCAAGCACAAAGTTCTGAAGGGCTTTCTTTATGATAAATACACCACTGTGGTTGGTGTTGGGATCAAGGAGGTGGCACAGAAGCTTGAAAGAGAGACGGGTGTGATCATAAAGAATCCGGTGGAGCTTCGAAAATTGGCTGAAGCTGAAAAGAGTTTGAAGGGAAACGATGTCCGTGGGTCCAAATTAGAAGATTTAGCCAAACTGGTATTGGGTGAACACATGCATTTTGTAAAGCCTAAGAAGACGACATGGTGGAGCGATAAATATGATGAGTATGAGGATCCTCTACTTTCAAACGATGTAATTATGTATGCTACTGTTGAAGCTTTCCTTGCCTATGAGATTGGATCCAAGTTGTTGAGATGTTCGTATAGGTAGTAGCGGTCTTTTAGTTAGCATGGAGGATTTTAAACTTAGGATTCTAGTTATGCATGTAATTGAATGAGTATGTATGGAGTTAGAGATATCGAAGGTTTTATGTCCTCTTTTATGAGATTTCATCATTttatattgtaattttattttgggatttttttacCATTGTATGGataggtggaaaaaaaaaagttattgctAAAACATATATTAACAACTATATGTTTCAAacatttattaatataaataatagttcatgaaaatttcattaaaagtgacatttattattatttacaatgCATAAAAAAACTTATCAGATAAAAACAATATTCGTTAACGCATGAATTGAACTCGTTCCCCAATATACTGAGTGCAGTTCTTAATCcaacttcaaaataaaatctgcaaaatatgaatttaatgctttaaaaaagtgttatatccctaattttattgtttgattgGTATCTACTGTAACAATATGTTACAATACCTATCGATAAAACCACAAATCCCTTAATCTCATACtatcatttatattatttttttgagaaggatcGCAAACTATCATTtgatttgagaaatttttttaaaatccataTTTCATAACCCATAACCCATAGATACCCATTTTCCATTAGCAAGTACTAAACAATATTTCTATCAAATtctcaaataaacaaaatttaggtattGTTCCTTAATTAAGTTTCCTTCTTAAAATTCagttatgagatttttttttttcatagtaaatttgaaaatctagcacaccaaaaattgaaattgttaTAACAATAGGTTTATAAGAATAACCAATGAACAATTTGGAtggttattaattattattattatttaatagtATTTAAACATGATATAAAACCCAGAAACAATActttgaaattaaaatattactgTGTAAGCCAAaagccttgtagctgaattgacacatttccatgcacaaagtgcttaggGGTCTAAGGGGGAAAATGTTCGAGTTGCGGGGTTagtagcatattgtaattatttctcaaaaaaaaaaaaaaaaaaaatatatatatatatatatatatatatcactgtGCAATGTCTAACGCtggaaaacaatttcaaaaacaaaatcaaaccaagAAATAGCACATATTAGATCTCATTCTTTCTAAAGATTGGGTTGGCTCGCCCCATCAAGAGCTGTCTTCAAAGGAAGAAAATGGGGAGGAAGATTTGCTTGTGCCATGTTTCACTGTTATGAGTAAAATATTAAGGTTTGGTCATGGTGTCTAGAGGTATGCGCTTAAACACTCTAGGTCTATTCATTATCTGTAATCCAGTCATGTGCATGCCTTACATGTAGTATATGCGACCTCACCCTAGCTAAATTCTTCGTACGCGAATTCCTTTCACGAATCTCCACCATGATTACGGCTTGACCCTCTAACCAACTTCAAGAACCCTCCTTGAATTGATCTCCGCAACAACGCTAAGATTAATGGTTCTGTGACTTCAGCTCTTAATCACCAAAGGCAGCAACTCCTTTGTGGATTTAAACTTCTGAACTTACGATTTAATCAATTTTAGGTTCAAGTGATCTCTAGACGTAGGGCATAGCAATAGTCTCTCTCTAATAGTTGTGAAATTATACTTATAATGAACCTtttatgtttctcaaaaaaaaaaaataaataataataatgaaccTTTTTTATGGTTGCACGTTGGGCATGAAAACCTGCTGTCTAATTCTTTTTTCATGAGTTTCGGTTGATCAATCTTCAGTCGAAAGGCAATCAAAACTCTTTGGATTGATTGAGTAGCGATCGAAAGGCTGTTGAAATCAAATGTTCAATCGATCAAGCATCGTTTGAATGGCAATCAGAATCTTGAATAACTATCTTCTTTCGAGTTGCATGTTGGACCTTTTGAACTTTGATTTTAACACACTAAAGACTTGATAAGATATTACAATGTCATGGAATTTGACAGTGCACAACataacaatacaaaaacaataatttggagataaattatttTGTATCCCAAGATATTACAAAAAACCAATAGATCTCACTTTAAAAAATGGgcttcaaaaataattttggtatatttagcccaaaaaaaccaaaatatttgATATTGCCCTTGGAGATAACTCTAGATTTAATGGCAATATTTAGCACTACTCCTATCATCCCAGCAGTGACCACTATGACCATTGATGTTGCCGAAACCACCATGAGCAGGTCATTCTAGATTTTGAGCTCCTTCTTGTCCACGCTGCAGTCATCATTTATAAATGTAAATGATCCAAATCGGAATACAAAGCCTTCGTAGCAGGGCGAGGAGACAAAAGGGAAagaataaaaactttttgcccAACAAATATCTTGTAATtaatgattattaaaaaaaatcatctgaTTTCCGATGCACATATGCCTTACTACCCctttgttttttgataaattgtAGTGGTATACAACCATCAACACACAAGAATGGGCCTGAATTTGAGATGGAGAGGTAGaggagattttattttttaaggtgtTTCTATTAGAGCATTAGTACTTTAGTGTGTGTAACTATGGTAATCATGGAATATTTTGTGAGTATAATAAATATGTATTCTCTTCTCTCATATAATAGTAAgtcttattaatttattatgattCTATTTGAAATTGTATTGTCtattatttgaaagaaaatataatatatatatcaagattCTAAGGAAGGgtctaaatatatatagaataaaatttaaattcaattttaaaatatttattagagTAATAACATGTAAATTTGTGAGGCATAAAAAACTTATGTGGTATAATATTTTGAAGTTAACTAAAAGTCAAATGACttcagtttatatatattataaataatctTAAATTGACACCAATGTATTAATTAAAGAATTAATTATTACTAATGGTCAGAGTTAGCAATTTAATAAACAGCAAAACCACAATACCACAGTAAAAagtaatacaaaaaaaataacaattttaggtGATGATGCCGAAAACTTTAGAAGAActctataaaagaaaaatcgCTGTAGGAGTATTCAATtccatacaaaatttttacaatagaaAAAACAACTACAACAAGTCTATACTCACAGAATCTATATGGACTAGATGTGTGTCCCTAAACTTTGGAATTGTTCTatagaacttccaccacaaattGTTCGATCAAGTGAGGATTGAGTGAagtctcttttattttaatgatcgCTTGAGCGAGTCTTAAAAGTGCTTAAGCAACTCTTCATGAACTGGCAACCTTCAAATAGCAACCTGACTCACTATATAACTTACTTAATTTGCAATTATTAAAACCCTCATTAAAGAACGTTTTTGCATAGGAATTAGCCAACTTGGATCTAAATCCTAACAAATGTTGAGTTCAAGTATACTTCGTATGTTTGTCAATGCTAGACAACTGAATAACTTCTCATTAAatgtgatttttgaaaaattaccaTTAGAATATGATGATGCCTAGATCGTCAGCCAAGGATGATCATCCAGATTGATGTCGTCCTTAACCAACCTGATCTCCAAGAATGaatgaagagaagaagaaatgtagatcaccggtgtggtgtctgCCAAAAAGCCTCTGATGCTAAAGTCAGAAAAATTGACAAAAGAGATGTTAAGAAAACAATATGCTAGAGTTTCAGAATTACTTTTTATATCCCCTTTTGGATTTCATTgctatgtatatatatgcatgCACACGCGGGTGATTTCTTCTAGCCGTTGGTGGAGCCTTGATGGAGACTTTATTCTCTCCTGGTAACGCCTCTGCGGGGTGTTAATGGTGGGTTGCCCTTCCAACGGTATGGAAGCTGATCAATGGTTTGTAACAGTTCATTGATGAGTGAAGGTGGATTTATCCGTCCTTGTTCGGCAACCATTGTTGCCAGGACGAATCTGGATATATTCCTCATCCTTGATTGTGGTAATGGACGACGATAATATGATCGAGCCTATCAGCTGCCCCCCTATTCTGAGGTCGTCCACAACTTGGAAAGTCATAGGAATACGAAaggatttattgatttatttattatatatatatatatatttttttttttgtgattatggTGTTTGGGGTTCTGCTCCGCATTGATTACTTAATGGTGGCTTTGACACACTTCGCGGCCacgtgtttgattttgattggcCGGGGGGTCTCATTTCCGGTGAAAACATTTTCAGGTTTCCTGCACTTTTCAAGGCAAAACCTTTTGATTTTTGGCTTTCTCCTTTTTCattcttcatcttctctttgCGATTGGTTTCTTTGACTCCCTTAGTTGCGTATTTTGCTCTTAGTCTTCTCAGTTTCCTCCCTAATTTTCAGGTATGCCCCTCATTTACGCTTTCTTTCCTTTCTGAATTTTGCTTGTATTTGTGTCatttaagttctttttttctttttgtgcttccctttcttctttttgagtGGTGTTGTTTCTCTTTAATGGTGGATAACTTTGAAGTTAAACGTACCTCTCCTTCCATAGCATTTCTTTTTGCCCGCTTAGGGGCTTTAGTGGAATCTTCCGTCGACCCATTGGGTACGCTTTCGCCTAGTGGTTCATACCCGCAGGTTGAGGAATTTGTTTTTAGTGGCAGTGGCTTAGGTTTAGTGTTGGGTGATTTATATCCTTTACTGTACAAATCTCAGGTTTGGTTTCAGTTTGTTTGAGGGATCCTAAAGGGGGGGAAATATGGGGTCTAAGGAGGGGTCAGGGGACTTAGAGAGAGGCTCGTCTTCTAATGTAGGCAAGGAAGGGGCCAGGTTAGATACAACAACTTCCATGCCTTCTCACTCGCCCTCGTCTTCCCATTCTCCTGCTCTGGCCATTGCCTGTCCTTTCCATGCCCTCAAGTAGAAATGTTCCTTGAAAATAGAAGTCTTTAGCAAGTTCAAAGATAGGTTTCAATTTCCCGAGAGGACCAGGGCTCGTCTTCCCAGAAAGGGTAAGAAGGCTTGCTCCTTCGCTCATGGGGAAGTTTGTTTTTATAAGGCTGCATTTTCGTGCGGCCTTAGATTTCCCATCCATCCGTTCATCATGGAGCTTCTTCACTGTCTAAACCTTGCACCAGGGCAGCTTATGCCCAACTCGTGGAGAATAGTCATAAGTTATATGGTGATTTGGACGACCATCGCTGACGGAGACATGATCACGATCAATGAGTTCGTCCATCTATACCATTTGAAAAAGTCCAAGAAATTTGGGTATTATGAGTTTGTACCTTGGAATAGGAAGTTGCGTCTTATCGTTGATCTTCCGTCGTCCTTCCGTTATTGGAAGTCTAGATACTTCTTTGTATCAGGTGACGGTTAGGAGACACTGTCTGATGATTTTTGGGGAAATGTACCTAGGTTGCTGCGCCGGTGGGAGACCCCTTTGATTGGTGCGTTTGCTCCTCATGAGATGCCCctctccttctttttctctcttttttttttttttttttttttttaatttcttcttgcTTTTGTATTTTGCAGTAAAAGAACGTCCTGAGCTTGAGAGCAAGTTCGAAGAACGGGTTCAGGCGGCAATCAAGTACGCAAGGACGATT
This genomic stretch from Quercus robur chromosome 4, dhQueRobu3.1, whole genome shotgun sequence harbors:
- the LOC126722358 gene encoding uncharacterized protein LOC126722358, which translates into the protein MAKKKAPMEIRVEMDKKIWHTYVVNIGEEFMINTTWVVQDEEHLSFCIGEIREIYGKKTNLVVGLSADTGHGYGRGFCNYKGMAKDAPFQLLQLCVGSHCLLYNLDDVNYSRRSFTGTKHKVLKGFLYDKYTTVVGVGIKEVAQKLERETGVIIKNPVELRKLAEAEKSLKGNDVRGSKLEDLAKLVLGEHMHFVKPKKTTWWSDKYDEYEDPLLSNDVIMYATVEAFLAYEIGSKLLRCSYR